From Ruegeria sp. SCSIO 43209, a single genomic window includes:
- a CDS encoding VPLPA-CTERM sorting domain-containing protein: MFTKQIGAGFAAAIVLLCATSAGAATINFNVDRSYTNGSNNYTSTDGSVTVGVDGVRVNNSGTIINTSNFWTASWDGASNRSGLGVYDCRWQNRCLDNHLIDGRGPDEFALIDFGDLTVEVTSVTFSYWDRRDTFAFGTYDSSVLPATAVIYEENLGDGNSNPYTHYFGAGEVTGSLIGFGADSWRDNFALQSITFNVLSAVPLPTGLALLLTGLCGLGFMHRRRQFA; encoded by the coding sequence ATGTTTACAAAACAGATCGGGGCGGGATTCGCCGCCGCTATCGTTCTGTTGTGCGCAACGTCTGCGGGCGCAGCAACGATAAATTTCAACGTTGACCGCAGCTATACCAATGGCTCTAATAATTATACCAGTACGGATGGATCAGTAACCGTCGGCGTGGATGGTGTTCGGGTCAACAACTCAGGCACAATCATCAATACTTCTAATTTCTGGACTGCAAGCTGGGATGGGGCCAGCAATCGCAGTGGATTGGGCGTTTATGACTGCCGCTGGCAAAACCGGTGCTTGGACAATCATTTGATCGACGGGCGGGGCCCGGACGAATTCGCGCTGATTGATTTCGGCGACCTGACAGTTGAAGTGACATCGGTCACCTTCTCTTACTGGGACCGCCGCGATACGTTCGCATTCGGCACCTATGACAGCTCTGTGCTTCCGGCCACAGCCGTGATTTACGAAGAAAACTTAGGTGACGGAAACTCTAATCCTTACACACATTACTTTGGCGCAGGAGAGGTCACAGGCTCGCTCATCGGGTTCGGCGCTGACAGCTGGCGTGATAACTTCGCACTACAAAGCATCACGTTCAATGTGTTGTCTGCGGTGCCCTTGCCTACTGGTCTCGCACTGCTTTTGACAGGGTTATGTGGGCTCGGGTTTATGCATCGTCGCCGTCAATTCGCCTGA
- a CDS encoding transposase, which produces MDNVECVLARDHAYMFITVPPHLALSKAMQRIKGRSSRRVQMAFPDLLKR; this is translated from the coding sequence GTGGATAATGTAGAATGCGTTTTGGCACGGGACCATGCCTATATGTTCATAACGGTACCACCACATCTGGCGTTGTCGAAGGCCATGCAGCGGATCAAGGGGCGCTCATCCCGCCGTGTTCAGATGGCATTTCCGGACTTGCTCAAGCGCTAG
- a CDS encoding sugar transferase, whose protein sequence is MTVQYTDIPRESQPVIIQVEHGVYRFPQVGVYSNFFKRILDIALILLALPIVLPTLLFLALLVARDGSNPFYGQTRIGRDGKEFTMWKLRSMVPNAHVLLADHLTRDPTAKREWDETQKLKNDPRVTKIGQLMRKASLDELPQLWNVLAGEMSLVGPRPMMPEQKNLYPGKAYYSMRPGLTGLWQVSQRNASSFASRADFDTSYAGQLSLRTDLGIIFATVGVVLRGTGY, encoded by the coding sequence GTGACAGTTCAATACACTGATATTCCGAGAGAATCACAACCTGTTATTATTCAGGTCGAACATGGAGTATATCGCTTTCCGCAGGTGGGCGTTTACTCAAACTTCTTTAAACGCATCCTTGATATTGCTCTGATTCTTCTGGCCTTGCCGATCGTCCTGCCGACTCTGTTGTTTTTGGCATTGCTTGTCGCGCGAGATGGAAGCAATCCATTCTACGGACAAACGCGTATTGGCCGTGATGGCAAAGAATTCACCATGTGGAAACTACGCAGCATGGTTCCCAATGCGCATGTTTTGCTGGCAGATCACCTGACGCGAGACCCAACTGCCAAGCGTGAATGGGACGAAACCCAGAAGCTCAAAAACGATCCGCGCGTCACAAAAATCGGTCAATTGATGCGTAAGGCATCATTGGATGAGTTGCCGCAGCTCTGGAATGTTCTGGCCGGTGAAATGAGCCTTGTTGGTCCACGCCCGATGATGCCGGAGCAAAAAAATTTATATCCGGGTAAAGCTTACTATTCTATGCGCCCCGGGCTGACTGGCCTGTGGCAGGTATCTCAGCGTAATGCCAGCAGCTTTGCCAGCCGTGCCGATTTTGACACTTCGTATGCTGGACAACTGTCTTTACGCACTGATCTGGGCATTATATTCGCGACAGTCGGTGTTGTGTTGCGTGGTACCGGATATTGA